The proteins below come from a single Drosophila miranda strain MSH22 chromosome Y unlocalized genomic scaffold, D.miranda_PacBio2.1 Contig_Y1_pilon, whole genome shotgun sequence genomic window:
- the LOC108159802 gene encoding uncharacterized protein LOC108159802 encodes MKAALAISTLLAILALACAFLTGSTGNSNTGAKVCVLRNCSWNSTTNACGRYGSSNLCTRFKNSCVLRYQSCVSSTTYTSVSLSRCSGISLNSRGICGSSSSSSSSSSNVIPIIIRRG; translated from the exons ATGAAAGCCGCTCTAGCCATATCCACACTCCTGGCGATCCTGGCCCTAGCCTGCGCCTTCCTCACTGGCAGCaccggcaacagcaacacagGGGCCAAGGTCTGCGTGCTGAGAAACTGCAGCTGGAACTCCACGACCAATGCCTGTGGCCGCTACGGCAGCTCCAATCTGTGCACCCGCTTCAAGAACAGCTGCGTGCTGCGCTACCAATCATGTGTCAGCTCCACCACCTACACTTCCGTCAGCCTCTCCAGGTGCTCGGGGATCAGCCTGAACAGTCGCGGAATCTGCGGCagctcatcatcatcatcatcatcatc TTCGAATGTTATTCCCATCATCATACGTCGAGGCTGA